The proteins below are encoded in one region of Bifidobacterium catenulatum DSM 16992 = JCM 1194 = LMG 11043:
- a CDS encoding histidine triad nucleotide-binding protein: MSDKDCLFCKIIAGEIPSEKVYEDDTTYAFKDINPKAKVHVLVVPREHYANVAELAAADPQQLAHMAQVAQNIADKEFHGAFRLIFNTGLDAGQTVFHVHAHVLTGEKLDE, translated from the coding sequence ATGAGCGACAAGGATTGTCTGTTCTGCAAGATCATCGCAGGAGAGATTCCAAGCGAAAAGGTGTATGAGGACGATACTACCTACGCGTTCAAGGACATCAATCCGAAAGCCAAAGTCCATGTGCTTGTGGTGCCTCGTGAGCATTATGCGAACGTGGCCGAGCTCGCGGCGGCCGATCCGCAGCAGCTTGCCCACATGGCTCAAGTTGCGCAGAACATCGCAGATAAGGAATTCCATGGCGCCTTCCGGCTGATCTTCAACACCGGGCTTGATGCAGGGCAGACCGTATTCCATGTGCATGCCCACGTGCTGACCGGTGAAAAGCTCGACGAGTAG